In a single window of the Bactrocera dorsalis isolate Fly_Bdor chromosome 2, ASM2337382v1, whole genome shotgun sequence genome:
- the LOC105231884 gene encoding endoplasmic reticulum aminopeptidase 2 isoform X3, which yields MTNDPDLDDCAFLSGGESSGRQTRQGVAVCSQRRALVVAGVVFSSLLLTALIIAYAGPQNDCSCAGKMAPGFETDEENDTQPFNPIATNGEPYPWLEVALPTSTRPLRYMVTIHPNLTTLDVKGQVTIDLFMEIETNFIVLHIQDLNVTDRAIVTTGNKGYAIKIVKVLEYPPRQQLYIEVKEKLKKKSNYTLNLRWYSKLNPEPEGFYVDQYESSNGLERLLAATVFRPNSARRAFPCFDEPQIRAPFRISVFRDRFHIGLSNSIVHTTEDVGFYMGTGLLRDDFIETPPLPADAVAWVVSDFQRESLQPSPAYLPTTPAPPGSVGSKKSTQLSNYPQLKEKKPPVRNITALTHSLNINLMKNTTTTTVTPTAESNGKNLTSLSQSTGSLIKRAPSYTFYAPRDLLPRSSFILHTARDVLEHLQTWLDILYPLTKVDFVALPSLDRNIISSLGLVTLKTAFLTDPESITTEEYQKSALQVAEAMVRQFFGGITSRKVLKDVWLWEGLIKYLGIHSLSPQQTNWPLREMYLLKIATTALDIDAIQGWDSIMNGTKHDGNNEEFFIQKTAAIFSMLHTAIGEDRFRGCLGAFLKINRFKTAEPTDLWTICTKKANGSKNIKDMMTLWTHQPGFPLLTVTKLGNSVSISQRPFKPADFLAIHDETYDGNNYNKTVVNVTGTPSTVAPTAAGKTKQPTKMKWIFPITYITDTNNVSETLWLQNIDVTFNVPENVKWIKVNAMQSGYYRVLYNDDNWANLIEELSNNPEKLSSEDRIGLLSDSFTLCHANLLPCEITMNMIQYLPSETNWGPMTVALRHLEKWRRILKYSECFLMLSEFIKMKLATVIEKIGWTDDGDEAKRLMRPEVLLSSVLWEDIDSITKAKNMLNQFLYYNGTAIPPNLREVVYTGSILSGEYIYWQHCWERFIALQRTSESFVERMQLLRALGRTKDAWLQNRLLSHVTMLPTVEVVQVLQAIAGTPTGGAMACRFLQAKWFELETRLGHGTLSFAKVISAITQYGATKFDYDELKSLVHRFGRGPGMEVLNMTLSSVASNVEWVARSQTSLYKWVESNLHSH from the exons ATGACAAATGATCCGGATTTAGATGACTGTGCCTTTCTATcag gTGGCGAATCGAGTGGTCGACAGACGCGTCAGGGAGTCGCTGTTTGCTCACAGAGGCGCGCGCTAGTGGTTGCTGGCGTCGTTTTCAGCTCGCTGCTGCTCACCGCGCTGATAATTGCCTATGCTGGACCACAAAATG ATTGTTCGTGCGCTGGTAAAATGGCACCGGGTTTCGAAACGGATGAAGAGAACGACACACAGCCATTCAATCCGATTGCGACGAATGGGGAGCCTTATCCATGGCTGGAGGTGGCACTGCCAACGAGCACGCGTCCACTGCGTTACATGGTGACAATACATCCCAATCTAACGACGCTGGACGTCAAAG GTCAAGTGACAATCGATCTCTTCATGGAAATAGAAACAAATTTCATAGTGTTGCATATACAGGACCTAAACGTCACCGATAGG GCCATTGTGACGACGGGCAACAAGGGTTACGCCATTAAAATTGTCAAAGTATTGGAATATCCACCACGACAGCAATTGTACATCGAAGTAAAGGAGAAGCTGAAGAAGAAGTCGAATTACACACTTAACTTACGCTGGTATTCGAAATTAAATCCGGAGCCGGAGGGTTTTTACGTGGATCAGTATGAGAGCTCTAACGGACTGGAGCG TTTGCTAGCAGCCACGGTATTTCGGCCGAATAGCGCGCGTCGCGCATTCCCCTGCTTTGATGAACCGCAAATACGCGCGCCATTTCGCATATCTGTTTTCCGTGATCGCTTCCACATTGGTCTTTCCAATTCCATTGTGCATACGACGGAGGATGTGGGCTTCTACATGGGCACCGGTTTG CTACGTGACGATTTCATCGAGACGCCACCACTACCCGCCGATGCTGTCGCTTGGGTGGTGAGCGACTTCCAGCGTGAATCTCTGCAGCCATCGCCAGCTTATTTGCCAACAACACCGGCGCCGCCTGGCAGCGTTGGTTCGAAGAAGTCCACACAGCTCAGCAATTACCCCCAGTTGAAGGAAAAGAAGCCGCCCGTACGCAATATAACCGCGCTCACACATTCATTAAATATTAATCTGATGAAGAATACCACCACAACGACCGTTACGCCCACTGCCGAAAGCAATGGCAAGAATCTTACATCGCTCAGCCAGTCGACGGGTTCGCTAATTAAACGTGCGCCATCGTATACTTTCTATGCGCCACGTGATCTACTGCCACGCTCATCTTTTATACTACACACTGCACGTGACGTGTTGGAACATCTACAAACCTGGTTGGACATATTGTATCCGCTAACGAAAGTCGATTTTGTGGCGTTACCTTCACTGGATCGTAACATTATCTCTTCGTTGGGTTTGGTTACGCTGAAGACTGCCTTTCTCACCGATCCCGAGTCCATAACTACGGAGGAATATCAGAAGAGTGCCCTGCAAGTGGCCGAGGCTATGGTGAGACAGTTCTTTGGTGGCATTACATCGaggaaagtattgaaagatgtCTGGCTGTGGGAGGGGCTCATAAAATATTTGGGCATACATTCGCTTTCACCGCAACAAACCAACTGGCCGTTGAGAGAAATGTACCTGCTTAAAATAGCTACAACGGCTTTGGACATTGACGCCATACAAGGATGGGATAGCATTATGAACGGCACAAAGCATGATGGTAATAATGaggagtttttcatacaaaag ACCGCTGCCATATTTTCAATGTTACACACTGCTATTGGCGAAGATCGCTTCCGCGGTTGCCTTGGCGCTTTTCTGAAAATTAATCGTTTTAAAACTGCCGAACCCACAGATCTTTGGACGATTTGTACAAAGAAAGCCAACGGTTCCAAAAATATCAAA GACATGATGACTTTGTGGACTCATCAACCGGGCTTCCCGCTACTGACTGTTACCAAACTGGGCAACAGCGTATCCATATCACAGCGGCCCTTCAAGCCGGCTGACTTCCTTGCCATACACGATGAGACTTACGAcggcaacaactacaataaaacGGTGGTGAATGTCACAGGGACGCCGAGCACTGTGGCACCAACGGCTGCGGGCAAAACCAAGCAACCGACAAAGATGAAGTGGATATTCCCAATAACCTACATAACCGATACTAATAATGTTAGTGAGACTTTATGGCTACAAAATATTGACG TAACTTTCAATGTGCCGGAGAATGTTAAATGGATCAAGGTTAATGCAATGCAATCTGGTTATTATCGCGTCTTGTACAACGATGACAACTGGGCAAATTTGATTGAGGAACTTTCTAACAACCCCGAGAAGTTATCGAGTGAA GATCGCATTGGCTTGCTGTCGGATTCGTTTACTCTTTGTCACGCGAATCTATTGCCCTGTGAGATCACCATGAATATGATACAATATTTACCTAGTGAAACAAATTGGGGTCCAATGACAGTGGCGTTGCGGCACTTGGAGAAGTGGCGTCGCATATTGAAGTATTCAGAATGTTTCCTGATGTTATcggaatttattaaaatgaaattggcTACGGTGATTGAGAAAATCGGTTGGACCGATGATGGCGATGAAGCAAAGAG ACTAATGCGACCGGAAGTACTCTTAAGCTCAGTGCTTTGGGAAGATATTGACAGCATAACTAAGGCCAAAAACATGCTAAACCAATTTCTGTACTACAACGGCACGGCGATACCACCTAACCTGAGAGAG GTAGTCTATACCGGCTCCATACTGTCCGGTGAATACATTTACTGGCAGCATTGTTGGGAACGCTTCATCGCGCTCCAGCGTACATCGGAGAGTTTCGTCGAACGCATGCAATTACTGCGTGCGCTCGGCCGTACCAAAGACGCTTGGCTACAAAACCGCCTACTGTCGCATGTCACCATGCTGCCAACTGTTGAAGTGGTGCAAGTATTACAGGCCATTGCTGGCACACCGACAGGTGGCGCGATGGCGTGTCGCTTTCTGCAAGCCAAATGGTTTGAATTGGAAACGCGACTCGGTCACGGTACGCTAAGCTTCGCCAAAGTGATATCGGCGATAACACAATATGGTGCGACGAAGTTCGACTATGATGAG cTTAAATCGCTGGTGCATCGCTTTGGACGCGGTCCCGGCATGGAAGTGCTGAATATGACGCTCAGCAGCGTCGCTTCCAATGTCGAGTGGGTGGCGCGCTCTCAGACATCGTTGTATAAATGGGTGGAGAGCAACTTGCATTCGCATtga
- the LOC105231884 gene encoding endoplasmic reticulum aminopeptidase 2 isoform X2: MLCCGVCCGNMSKRDYKVATMDGIELEPLGGEKIDKEKEKDKEKQTNGVTFGGESSGRQTRQGVAVCSQRRALVVAGVVFSSLLLTALIIAYAGPQNENDTQPFNPIATNGEPYPWLEVALPTSTRPLRYMVTIHPNLTTLDVKGQVTIDLFMEIETNFIVLHIQDLNVTDRAIVTTGNKGYAIKIVKVLEYPPRQQLYIEVKEKLKKKSNYTLNLRWYSKLNPEPEGFYVDQYESSNGLERLLAATVFRPNSARRAFPCFDEPQIRAPFRISVFRDRFHIGLSNSIVHTTEDVGFYMGTGLLRDDFIETPPLPADAVAWVVSDFQRESLQPSPAYLPTTPAPPGSVGSKKSTQLSNYPQLKEKKPPVRNITALTHSLNINLMKNTTTTTVTPTAESNGKNLTSLSQSTGSLIKRAPSYTFYAPRDLLPRSSFILHTARDVLEHLQTWLDILYPLTKVDFVALPSLDRNIISSLGLVTLKTAFLTDPESITTEEYQKSALQVAEAMVRQFFGGITSRKVLKDVWLWEGLIKYLGIHSLSPQQTNWPLREMYLLKIATTALDIDAIQGWDSIMNGTKHDGNNEEFFIQKTAAIFSMLHTAIGEDRFRGCLGAFLKINRFKTAEPTDLWTICTKKANGSKNIKDMMTLWTHQPGFPLLTVTKLGNSVSISQRPFKPADFLAIHDETYDGNNYNKTVVNVTGTPSTVAPTAAGKTKQPTKMKWIFPITYITDTNNVSETLWLQNIDVTFNVPENVKWIKVNAMQSGYYRVLYNDDNWANLIEELSNNPEKLSSEDRIGLLSDSFTLCHANLLPCEITMNMIQYLPSETNWGPMTVALRHLEKWRRILKYSECFLMLSEFIKMKLATVIEKIGWTDDGDEAKRLMRPEVLLSSVLWEDIDSITKAKNMLNQFLYYNGTAIPPNLREVVYTGSILSGEYIYWQHCWERFIALQRTSESFVERMQLLRALGRTKDAWLQNRLLSHVTMLPTVEVVQVLQAIAGTPTGGAMACRFLQAKWFELETRLGHGTLSFAKVISAITQYGATKFDYDELKSLVHRFGRGPGMEVLNMTLSSVASNVEWVARSQTSLYKWVESNLHSH, encoded by the exons gTGGCGAATCGAGTGGTCGACAGACGCGTCAGGGAGTCGCTGTTTGCTCACAGAGGCGCGCGCTAGTGGTTGCTGGCGTCGTTTTCAGCTCGCTGCTGCTCACCGCGCTGATAATTGCCTATGCTGGACCACAAAATG AGAACGACACACAGCCATTCAATCCGATTGCGACGAATGGGGAGCCTTATCCATGGCTGGAGGTGGCACTGCCAACGAGCACGCGTCCACTGCGTTACATGGTGACAATACATCCCAATCTAACGACGCTGGACGTCAAAG GTCAAGTGACAATCGATCTCTTCATGGAAATAGAAACAAATTTCATAGTGTTGCATATACAGGACCTAAACGTCACCGATAGG GCCATTGTGACGACGGGCAACAAGGGTTACGCCATTAAAATTGTCAAAGTATTGGAATATCCACCACGACAGCAATTGTACATCGAAGTAAAGGAGAAGCTGAAGAAGAAGTCGAATTACACACTTAACTTACGCTGGTATTCGAAATTAAATCCGGAGCCGGAGGGTTTTTACGTGGATCAGTATGAGAGCTCTAACGGACTGGAGCG TTTGCTAGCAGCCACGGTATTTCGGCCGAATAGCGCGCGTCGCGCATTCCCCTGCTTTGATGAACCGCAAATACGCGCGCCATTTCGCATATCTGTTTTCCGTGATCGCTTCCACATTGGTCTTTCCAATTCCATTGTGCATACGACGGAGGATGTGGGCTTCTACATGGGCACCGGTTTG CTACGTGACGATTTCATCGAGACGCCACCACTACCCGCCGATGCTGTCGCTTGGGTGGTGAGCGACTTCCAGCGTGAATCTCTGCAGCCATCGCCAGCTTATTTGCCAACAACACCGGCGCCGCCTGGCAGCGTTGGTTCGAAGAAGTCCACACAGCTCAGCAATTACCCCCAGTTGAAGGAAAAGAAGCCGCCCGTACGCAATATAACCGCGCTCACACATTCATTAAATATTAATCTGATGAAGAATACCACCACAACGACCGTTACGCCCACTGCCGAAAGCAATGGCAAGAATCTTACATCGCTCAGCCAGTCGACGGGTTCGCTAATTAAACGTGCGCCATCGTATACTTTCTATGCGCCACGTGATCTACTGCCACGCTCATCTTTTATACTACACACTGCACGTGACGTGTTGGAACATCTACAAACCTGGTTGGACATATTGTATCCGCTAACGAAAGTCGATTTTGTGGCGTTACCTTCACTGGATCGTAACATTATCTCTTCGTTGGGTTTGGTTACGCTGAAGACTGCCTTTCTCACCGATCCCGAGTCCATAACTACGGAGGAATATCAGAAGAGTGCCCTGCAAGTGGCCGAGGCTATGGTGAGACAGTTCTTTGGTGGCATTACATCGaggaaagtattgaaagatgtCTGGCTGTGGGAGGGGCTCATAAAATATTTGGGCATACATTCGCTTTCACCGCAACAAACCAACTGGCCGTTGAGAGAAATGTACCTGCTTAAAATAGCTACAACGGCTTTGGACATTGACGCCATACAAGGATGGGATAGCATTATGAACGGCACAAAGCATGATGGTAATAATGaggagtttttcatacaaaag ACCGCTGCCATATTTTCAATGTTACACACTGCTATTGGCGAAGATCGCTTCCGCGGTTGCCTTGGCGCTTTTCTGAAAATTAATCGTTTTAAAACTGCCGAACCCACAGATCTTTGGACGATTTGTACAAAGAAAGCCAACGGTTCCAAAAATATCAAA GACATGATGACTTTGTGGACTCATCAACCGGGCTTCCCGCTACTGACTGTTACCAAACTGGGCAACAGCGTATCCATATCACAGCGGCCCTTCAAGCCGGCTGACTTCCTTGCCATACACGATGAGACTTACGAcggcaacaactacaataaaacGGTGGTGAATGTCACAGGGACGCCGAGCACTGTGGCACCAACGGCTGCGGGCAAAACCAAGCAACCGACAAAGATGAAGTGGATATTCCCAATAACCTACATAACCGATACTAATAATGTTAGTGAGACTTTATGGCTACAAAATATTGACG TAACTTTCAATGTGCCGGAGAATGTTAAATGGATCAAGGTTAATGCAATGCAATCTGGTTATTATCGCGTCTTGTACAACGATGACAACTGGGCAAATTTGATTGAGGAACTTTCTAACAACCCCGAGAAGTTATCGAGTGAA GATCGCATTGGCTTGCTGTCGGATTCGTTTACTCTTTGTCACGCGAATCTATTGCCCTGTGAGATCACCATGAATATGATACAATATTTACCTAGTGAAACAAATTGGGGTCCAATGACAGTGGCGTTGCGGCACTTGGAGAAGTGGCGTCGCATATTGAAGTATTCAGAATGTTTCCTGATGTTATcggaatttattaaaatgaaattggcTACGGTGATTGAGAAAATCGGTTGGACCGATGATGGCGATGAAGCAAAGAG ACTAATGCGACCGGAAGTACTCTTAAGCTCAGTGCTTTGGGAAGATATTGACAGCATAACTAAGGCCAAAAACATGCTAAACCAATTTCTGTACTACAACGGCACGGCGATACCACCTAACCTGAGAGAG GTAGTCTATACCGGCTCCATACTGTCCGGTGAATACATTTACTGGCAGCATTGTTGGGAACGCTTCATCGCGCTCCAGCGTACATCGGAGAGTTTCGTCGAACGCATGCAATTACTGCGTGCGCTCGGCCGTACCAAAGACGCTTGGCTACAAAACCGCCTACTGTCGCATGTCACCATGCTGCCAACTGTTGAAGTGGTGCAAGTATTACAGGCCATTGCTGGCACACCGACAGGTGGCGCGATGGCGTGTCGCTTTCTGCAAGCCAAATGGTTTGAATTGGAAACGCGACTCGGTCACGGTACGCTAAGCTTCGCCAAAGTGATATCGGCGATAACACAATATGGTGCGACGAAGTTCGACTATGATGAG cTTAAATCGCTGGTGCATCGCTTTGGACGCGGTCCCGGCATGGAAGTGCTGAATATGACGCTCAGCAGCGTCGCTTCCAATGTCGAGTGGGTGGCGCGCTCTCAGACATCGTTGTATAAATGGGTGGAGAGCAACTTGCATTCGCATtga
- the LOC105231884 gene encoding endoplasmic reticulum aminopeptidase 2 isoform X1 — translation MLCCGVCCGNMSKRDYKVATMDGIELEPLGGEKIDKEKEKDKEKQTNGVTFGGESSGRQTRQGVAVCSQRRALVVAGVVFSSLLLTALIIAYAGPQNDCSCAGKMAPGFETDEENDTQPFNPIATNGEPYPWLEVALPTSTRPLRYMVTIHPNLTTLDVKGQVTIDLFMEIETNFIVLHIQDLNVTDRAIVTTGNKGYAIKIVKVLEYPPRQQLYIEVKEKLKKKSNYTLNLRWYSKLNPEPEGFYVDQYESSNGLERLLAATVFRPNSARRAFPCFDEPQIRAPFRISVFRDRFHIGLSNSIVHTTEDVGFYMGTGLLRDDFIETPPLPADAVAWVVSDFQRESLQPSPAYLPTTPAPPGSVGSKKSTQLSNYPQLKEKKPPVRNITALTHSLNINLMKNTTTTTVTPTAESNGKNLTSLSQSTGSLIKRAPSYTFYAPRDLLPRSSFILHTARDVLEHLQTWLDILYPLTKVDFVALPSLDRNIISSLGLVTLKTAFLTDPESITTEEYQKSALQVAEAMVRQFFGGITSRKVLKDVWLWEGLIKYLGIHSLSPQQTNWPLREMYLLKIATTALDIDAIQGWDSIMNGTKHDGNNEEFFIQKTAAIFSMLHTAIGEDRFRGCLGAFLKINRFKTAEPTDLWTICTKKANGSKNIKDMMTLWTHQPGFPLLTVTKLGNSVSISQRPFKPADFLAIHDETYDGNNYNKTVVNVTGTPSTVAPTAAGKTKQPTKMKWIFPITYITDTNNVSETLWLQNIDVTFNVPENVKWIKVNAMQSGYYRVLYNDDNWANLIEELSNNPEKLSSEDRIGLLSDSFTLCHANLLPCEITMNMIQYLPSETNWGPMTVALRHLEKWRRILKYSECFLMLSEFIKMKLATVIEKIGWTDDGDEAKRLMRPEVLLSSVLWEDIDSITKAKNMLNQFLYYNGTAIPPNLREVVYTGSILSGEYIYWQHCWERFIALQRTSESFVERMQLLRALGRTKDAWLQNRLLSHVTMLPTVEVVQVLQAIAGTPTGGAMACRFLQAKWFELETRLGHGTLSFAKVISAITQYGATKFDYDELKSLVHRFGRGPGMEVLNMTLSSVASNVEWVARSQTSLYKWVESNLHSH, via the exons gTGGCGAATCGAGTGGTCGACAGACGCGTCAGGGAGTCGCTGTTTGCTCACAGAGGCGCGCGCTAGTGGTTGCTGGCGTCGTTTTCAGCTCGCTGCTGCTCACCGCGCTGATAATTGCCTATGCTGGACCACAAAATG ATTGTTCGTGCGCTGGTAAAATGGCACCGGGTTTCGAAACGGATGAAGAGAACGACACACAGCCATTCAATCCGATTGCGACGAATGGGGAGCCTTATCCATGGCTGGAGGTGGCACTGCCAACGAGCACGCGTCCACTGCGTTACATGGTGACAATACATCCCAATCTAACGACGCTGGACGTCAAAG GTCAAGTGACAATCGATCTCTTCATGGAAATAGAAACAAATTTCATAGTGTTGCATATACAGGACCTAAACGTCACCGATAGG GCCATTGTGACGACGGGCAACAAGGGTTACGCCATTAAAATTGTCAAAGTATTGGAATATCCACCACGACAGCAATTGTACATCGAAGTAAAGGAGAAGCTGAAGAAGAAGTCGAATTACACACTTAACTTACGCTGGTATTCGAAATTAAATCCGGAGCCGGAGGGTTTTTACGTGGATCAGTATGAGAGCTCTAACGGACTGGAGCG TTTGCTAGCAGCCACGGTATTTCGGCCGAATAGCGCGCGTCGCGCATTCCCCTGCTTTGATGAACCGCAAATACGCGCGCCATTTCGCATATCTGTTTTCCGTGATCGCTTCCACATTGGTCTTTCCAATTCCATTGTGCATACGACGGAGGATGTGGGCTTCTACATGGGCACCGGTTTG CTACGTGACGATTTCATCGAGACGCCACCACTACCCGCCGATGCTGTCGCTTGGGTGGTGAGCGACTTCCAGCGTGAATCTCTGCAGCCATCGCCAGCTTATTTGCCAACAACACCGGCGCCGCCTGGCAGCGTTGGTTCGAAGAAGTCCACACAGCTCAGCAATTACCCCCAGTTGAAGGAAAAGAAGCCGCCCGTACGCAATATAACCGCGCTCACACATTCATTAAATATTAATCTGATGAAGAATACCACCACAACGACCGTTACGCCCACTGCCGAAAGCAATGGCAAGAATCTTACATCGCTCAGCCAGTCGACGGGTTCGCTAATTAAACGTGCGCCATCGTATACTTTCTATGCGCCACGTGATCTACTGCCACGCTCATCTTTTATACTACACACTGCACGTGACGTGTTGGAACATCTACAAACCTGGTTGGACATATTGTATCCGCTAACGAAAGTCGATTTTGTGGCGTTACCTTCACTGGATCGTAACATTATCTCTTCGTTGGGTTTGGTTACGCTGAAGACTGCCTTTCTCACCGATCCCGAGTCCATAACTACGGAGGAATATCAGAAGAGTGCCCTGCAAGTGGCCGAGGCTATGGTGAGACAGTTCTTTGGTGGCATTACATCGaggaaagtattgaaagatgtCTGGCTGTGGGAGGGGCTCATAAAATATTTGGGCATACATTCGCTTTCACCGCAACAAACCAACTGGCCGTTGAGAGAAATGTACCTGCTTAAAATAGCTACAACGGCTTTGGACATTGACGCCATACAAGGATGGGATAGCATTATGAACGGCACAAAGCATGATGGTAATAATGaggagtttttcatacaaaag ACCGCTGCCATATTTTCAATGTTACACACTGCTATTGGCGAAGATCGCTTCCGCGGTTGCCTTGGCGCTTTTCTGAAAATTAATCGTTTTAAAACTGCCGAACCCACAGATCTTTGGACGATTTGTACAAAGAAAGCCAACGGTTCCAAAAATATCAAA GACATGATGACTTTGTGGACTCATCAACCGGGCTTCCCGCTACTGACTGTTACCAAACTGGGCAACAGCGTATCCATATCACAGCGGCCCTTCAAGCCGGCTGACTTCCTTGCCATACACGATGAGACTTACGAcggcaacaactacaataaaacGGTGGTGAATGTCACAGGGACGCCGAGCACTGTGGCACCAACGGCTGCGGGCAAAACCAAGCAACCGACAAAGATGAAGTGGATATTCCCAATAACCTACATAACCGATACTAATAATGTTAGTGAGACTTTATGGCTACAAAATATTGACG TAACTTTCAATGTGCCGGAGAATGTTAAATGGATCAAGGTTAATGCAATGCAATCTGGTTATTATCGCGTCTTGTACAACGATGACAACTGGGCAAATTTGATTGAGGAACTTTCTAACAACCCCGAGAAGTTATCGAGTGAA GATCGCATTGGCTTGCTGTCGGATTCGTTTACTCTTTGTCACGCGAATCTATTGCCCTGTGAGATCACCATGAATATGATACAATATTTACCTAGTGAAACAAATTGGGGTCCAATGACAGTGGCGTTGCGGCACTTGGAGAAGTGGCGTCGCATATTGAAGTATTCAGAATGTTTCCTGATGTTATcggaatttattaaaatgaaattggcTACGGTGATTGAGAAAATCGGTTGGACCGATGATGGCGATGAAGCAAAGAG ACTAATGCGACCGGAAGTACTCTTAAGCTCAGTGCTTTGGGAAGATATTGACAGCATAACTAAGGCCAAAAACATGCTAAACCAATTTCTGTACTACAACGGCACGGCGATACCACCTAACCTGAGAGAG GTAGTCTATACCGGCTCCATACTGTCCGGTGAATACATTTACTGGCAGCATTGTTGGGAACGCTTCATCGCGCTCCAGCGTACATCGGAGAGTTTCGTCGAACGCATGCAATTACTGCGTGCGCTCGGCCGTACCAAAGACGCTTGGCTACAAAACCGCCTACTGTCGCATGTCACCATGCTGCCAACTGTTGAAGTGGTGCAAGTATTACAGGCCATTGCTGGCACACCGACAGGTGGCGCGATGGCGTGTCGCTTTCTGCAAGCCAAATGGTTTGAATTGGAAACGCGACTCGGTCACGGTACGCTAAGCTTCGCCAAAGTGATATCGGCGATAACACAATATGGTGCGACGAAGTTCGACTATGATGAG cTTAAATCGCTGGTGCATCGCTTTGGACGCGGTCCCGGCATGGAAGTGCTGAATATGACGCTCAGCAGCGTCGCTTCCAATGTCGAGTGGGTGGCGCGCTCTCAGACATCGTTGTATAAATGGGTGGAGAGCAACTTGCATTCGCATtga